Proteins co-encoded in one Streptococcus ruminicola genomic window:
- a CDS encoding ATP-binding cassette domain-containing protein codes for MTEKLVEVKNLEISFGEGKKKFVAVKNANFFINKGETFSLVGESGSGKTTIGRAIIGLNETSNGDILYAGKRINGKKTSAEHNDLISKIQMIFQDPAASLNERATVDYIISEGLYNFYHFEDDADRKRKVAEMMTEVGLLPEHLTRYPHEFSGGQRQRIGIARALVMDPEFIIADEPISALDVSVRAQVLNLLKRIQREKGLTYLFIAHDLSVVRFISDRIAVIHKGVIVEVAETEELFNNPIHPYTRSLLSAVPIPDPILERQKELIVYDPSQHDYSTDKPEMVEIRPNHFVWANKVELSDYQKRLNK; via the coding sequence ATGACTGAAAAATTAGTTGAAGTAAAAAATTTGGAAATTTCCTTTGGTGAAGGAAAAAAGAAATTTGTTGCGGTTAAAAATGCAAATTTTTTCATCAATAAAGGTGAGACTTTCTCATTAGTTGGTGAATCAGGTTCGGGGAAAACAACCATCGGTCGTGCTATCATCGGATTGAATGAGACAAGTAATGGCGACATTTTATATGCTGGTAAACGTATTAACGGTAAAAAAACATCTGCTGAACATAATGATTTGATTTCCAAAATTCAAATGATTTTCCAAGATCCAGCAGCTAGTTTAAATGAGCGAGCAACCGTTGATTATATTATTTCGGAGGGCTTATATAATTTTTATCATTTTGAAGATGATGCTGATCGAAAACGTAAAGTAGCAGAGATGATGACTGAGGTAGGATTATTGCCAGAGCATTTGACACGTTATCCACATGAATTTTCAGGGGGACAACGTCAGCGTATTGGAATTGCGCGTGCTTTGGTCATGGATCCTGAATTTATCATTGCAGATGAACCAATCTCAGCTTTAGATGTCTCAGTGCGTGCTCAAGTATTAAATCTTTTGAAACGCATCCAGAGGGAAAAAGGCTTAACTTATCTCTTTATCGCACATGATCTGTCTGTAGTTCGTTTTATTTCAGATCGTATTGCGGTTATCCATAAAGGTGTTATTGTTGAAGTAGCGGAGACAGAAGAGCTATTTAATAACCCAATCCATCCTTATACACGTTCATTACTTTCAGCGGTTCCAATTCCAGATCCTATTCTTGAACGCCAAAAAGAATTAATTGTGTATGATCCAAGTCAACACGATTACTCAACAGATAAACCTGAGATGGTGGAAATTCGCCCAAATCATTTTGTCTGGGCAAATAAAGTTGAATTATCTGACTACCAAAAACGACTAAATAAATAA
- a CDS encoding ABC transporter permease — protein MKKYVFNRILRSLVSIFLVTTLSYAIVFSLVPRKLIFKQDPNYTKIAVTHDKKVDYENTVYERMGYIDYLNTKELVNGSKKIDKSVTDKGTVADKQLYQNYLDSISGKWKLEKFDSGKYFATREIPIYERLWKFYSNLIVIDHPWKINDPENPKLERYVRFENDPAVGPALVGSGTQHKYLIYFNSKFPFIHQNIITFNLGISYPSFANIPVLQVITQGQGKTLAQEVTFPTGVTKVSSVDIYTRSYKSPSKADARDIANYGKGDAYTATQNNYTEPSMISNSLKAGIVGILIAYALGLPIGLLMARYKDGIFDRFSTATVTFMLAMPSIATIYVIRFIGANVFGLPDTFPLLGAGDIRSYVMPAIILGILSTPGIVVWFRRYLVDLQGSDFVRFARAKGLSETEICQDHLFKHAMVPIVNGIPGAIVGTIAGATLTEKIFAFPGMGKMLIDAIASANNTMVIGLVFIFAVLAIFALLVGDILMTVLDPRIKLSSKGGK, from the coding sequence ATGAAAAAATATGTTTTTAATCGAATATTAAGATCCTTAGTTTCTATATTCTTGGTGACAACATTATCATATGCGATTGTGTTTTCGCTTGTTCCACGAAAACTAATTTTCAAGCAAGACCCTAATTACACCAAAATCGCTGTCACACATGATAAAAAAGTTGACTATGAGAACACTGTTTATGAGCGCATGGGTTATATCGACTACCTTAATACTAAAGAACTTGTAAATGGTAGCAAAAAAATCGATAAATCGGTGACTGACAAGGGAACAGTAGCTGATAAGCAATTGTATCAAAACTATCTTGATTCTATTTCTGGCAAATGGAAGTTAGAAAAATTTGATTCTGGAAAATATTTTGCAACACGTGAAATTCCAATTTATGAACGCCTTTGGAAATTTTATTCTAATTTGATTGTGATTGATCATCCGTGGAAAATTAATGATCCAGAAAATCCAAAATTAGAGCGCTATGTACGTTTTGAAAATGATCCCGCCGTTGGACCAGCGCTTGTTGGATCAGGGACACAGCATAAATATCTCATTTATTTTAATAGCAAGTTCCCATTTATTCATCAAAATATTATTACTTTCAATTTAGGTATTTCATATCCAAGCTTTGCTAATATTCCTGTATTACAGGTTATCACTCAGGGCCAAGGGAAAACTTTAGCACAAGAAGTGACATTCCCAACAGGAGTAACTAAAGTATCATCAGTTGATATTTATACGCGTTCATATAAATCACCAAGTAAGGCTGATGCTCGTGATATTGCAAATTATGGTAAGGGTGATGCCTACACTGCCACTCAAAATAATTACACCGAACCTTCAATGATTTCAAATTCATTGAAAGCAGGTATTGTCGGAATTTTAATTGCCTATGCTCTTGGTTTGCCAATAGGTCTTTTAATGGCACGTTATAAAGATGGTATTTTTGACCGCTTTTCAACAGCAACTGTCACTTTCATGCTGGCTATGCCAAGTATTGCTACTATTTACGTGATTCGTTTTATTGGTGCTAATGTGTTTGGTCTACCAGATACATTTCCATTATTAGGTGCTGGAGATATACGTTCTTACGTAATGCCTGCTATCATTTTGGGAATTTTGAGTACACCAGGTATTGTAGTTTGGTTCCGTCGCTATTTAGTGGATTTGCAAGGTAGTGATTTTGTTCGATTTGCGCGTGCAAAAGGTTTGTCTGAAACAGAAATCTGTCAAGATCATTTGTTTAAACATGCTATGGTTCCAATTGTGAATGGCATTCCTGGAGCAATCGTGGGAACTATTGCTGGGGCAACTCTGACTGAGAAAATTTTTGCTTTTCCAGGTATGGGGAAAATGTTGATTGATGCTATTGCTTCTGCTAATAATACAATGGTTATCGGCTTAGTATTTATTTTTGCGGTCTTAGCAATTTTTGCACTTCTTGTAGGAGATATTTTGATGACTGTTCTTGACCCACGTATAAAACTATCATCAAAAGGAGGTAAGTGA
- a CDS encoding ABC transporter ATP-binding protein, whose product MLIRTKDLIKTFGDKTVIDHLNLEVEEGKLLAYIGTNGAGKSTTMKMLTGLLKPTSGEIELAADLKIGMVFQESVLDEELTVLDNLKSRQALYRKQDKAWLEKLIQLTGLDAFLNQTYGTLSGGQRRRVDIVRALLNKPNLLFLDEPTTGLDIQTRRAIWEILRRLQREENLTIFLTTHYLEEAENADMAYIIDHGKVLAKGSAKELKEAYSKPYLLVETSDVAAFSDLDCKRLGDGRLKIIVEDSAKALAILSDKRTVINDFDYVKANINDVFLNITGREMA is encoded by the coding sequence ATGCTAATTAGAACAAAAGATTTAATCAAAACCTTCGGAGATAAAACGGTGATTGACCACTTGAATTTGGAAGTGGAAGAAGGGAAATTGCTAGCTTATATTGGGACAAATGGTGCTGGGAAATCAACAACTATGAAGATGTTAACGGGGCTCTTAAAACCAACGTCAGGTGAGATTGAATTGGCAGCAGATTTGAAGATTGGAATGGTTTTTCAAGAAAGTGTGCTTGATGAGGAGTTGACGGTTTTAGATAATTTGAAAAGTCGCCAAGCGCTTTACCGTAAACAGGATAAAGCTTGGTTAGAAAAACTTATTCAGCTGACAGGTTTGGATGCTTTTTTGAACCAAACGTATGGCACGTTATCAGGTGGTCAACGTCGTCGTGTTGATATCGTTCGTGCCCTTTTGAATAAGCCTAACTTACTTTTCTTAGATGAGCCAACGACAGGACTTGATATTCAGACACGTCGCGCGATTTGGGAGATTTTACGTCGCTTACAGCGTGAAGAAAACTTGACTATCTTTTTGACCACTCATTACCTTGAAGAGGCTGAGAATGCGGATATGGCTTATATTATTGACCATGGGAAGGTTTTAGCTAAAGGTTCTGCTAAGGAATTAAAAGAAGCTTATTCAAAACCATATTTATTGGTTGAAACAAGTGACGTAGCTGCTTTCTCAGACCTTGACTGTAAGCGTTTGGGAGATGGTCGTTTGAAAATTATTGTTGAAGATTCTGCAAAAGCTTTGGCCATTTTATCAGATAAACGTACAGTTATTAATGATTTTGATTATGTTAAAGCAAATATCAATGATGTCTTTTTGAACATTACGGGAAGGGAGATGGCTTAA
- a CDS encoding argininosuccinate synthase produces the protein MSKEKVILAYSGGLDTSVAITWLMKDYDVVAVCMDVGEGKDLDFIHDKALKVGAVESYVLDVKDEFAEEYVLPALQAHAYYEQKYPLVSALSRPVISKKLVEIAHKTGATTIAHGCTGKGNDQVRFEVAIAALDPELKVIAPVREWKWSREEEIEYAKANGVPVPADLDNPYSVDQNLWGRANECGVLENPWNQAPEDAFGITNSPEEAPDTPEFIDIEFKAGKPVALNGKEMKLADLIQEVNAIAGKHGIGRIDHVENRLVGIKSREIYECPGAITLLTAHKEIEDITLVREVSHFKPILENELSNLIYNALWFSPATKAIIAYIKETQKVVNGTAKVKLYKGSAKVVARKSPNSLYDENLATYTSADSFDQDAAVGFIKLWGLPTQVNSQVNNK, from the coding sequence ATGTCAAAAGAAAAAGTTATCCTTGCGTACTCTGGTGGTCTTGATACTTCAGTTGCCATTACTTGGCTCATGAAAGATTATGATGTCGTTGCCGTTTGTATGGACGTCGGCGAAGGTAAAGACCTTGATTTTATTCATGATAAAGCTCTTAAAGTTGGTGCAGTTGAATCTTACGTCCTTGACGTTAAAGATGAATTCGCTGAAGAATATGTGCTTCCAGCTCTTCAAGCTCACGCTTACTACGAACAAAAATACCCATTGGTATCAGCGCTTAGCCGTCCAGTCATTTCTAAAAAATTAGTTGAAATTGCTCATAAAACAGGTGCGACAACAATCGCTCACGGTTGTACTGGTAAAGGGAATGACCAAGTTCGTTTTGAAGTGGCAATCGCTGCGCTTGACCCAGAATTGAAAGTTATCGCTCCAGTTCGTGAATGGAAATGGTCTCGTGAAGAAGAAATCGAATACGCTAAAGCAAATGGTGTTCCAGTTCCTGCTGACCTTGACAATCCATATTCAGTTGACCAAAACCTTTGGGGTCGTGCTAACGAATGTGGTGTTCTTGAAAATCCATGGAACCAAGCTCCAGAAGATGCTTTTGGTATCACAAATTCTCCAGAAGAAGCTCCTGATACACCAGAATTCATCGATATCGAATTCAAAGCTGGTAAACCAGTTGCCCTTAATGGCAAAGAAATGAAACTAGCTGACCTTATCCAAGAAGTGAATGCTATCGCTGGCAAACACGGTATTGGTCGTATCGACCACGTTGAAAATCGTTTGGTTGGTATCAAATCACGTGAAATTTACGAATGCCCAGGTGCGATTACTCTTTTGACAGCTCACAAAGAAATCGAAGATATCACACTTGTTCGTGAAGTATCTCATTTCAAACCAATTCTTGAAAATGAATTGTCAAACCTTATCTACAATGCTTTGTGGTTCAGCCCAGCAACAAAAGCTATCATTGCCTACATCAAAGAAACACAAAAAGTGGTTAATGGTACTGCAAAAGTCAAATTGTACAAAGGTTCAGCAAAAGTTGTTGCTCGTAAATCACCAAATTCACTTTACGATGAAAACTTGGCAACATACACATCAGCTGATAGCTTCGACCAAGATGCAGCCGTAGGCTTCATCAAACTTTGGGGACTACCAACTCAAGTTAACTCACAAGTTAACAATAAATAA
- the jag gene encoding RNA-binding cell elongation regulator Jag/EloR, giving the protein MVIFTGRTVEDAIEKGLKELNLSRLKAHIKVVSREKKGFFGFGKKPAQVDIEGINEVTAHRANQKAVKGVPEEVNQKNEPVSSKFEDTMELRKVASIIKKMEERGEVIDDSVKEDIVMHKKKTQTILEEAGHTEVLEALGKTDDANEVVAEPKEVSDTPKPVNTDQSFEEFVASEFPAQRELSKDIEKATEEVADYVKKIIYEMDIEATVETSHNRRQINLQIETPEAGRVIGYHGKVLKSLQLLSQNFLHDRYSKNFSVILNVHDYVEHRTETLIEFTRKAASRVLETGKDYVMDPMSNSERKIVHKTITSIEGVDSYSEGNDPNRYVVVTPVQ; this is encoded by the coding sequence ATGGTAATATTCACAGGTCGAACTGTTGAAGATGCTATTGAAAAGGGCTTGAAAGAGTTAAACTTGTCACGTCTCAAAGCCCATATTAAGGTTGTTTCTCGTGAGAAAAAAGGTTTCTTTGGCTTTGGTAAGAAACCAGCTCAAGTAGATATTGAAGGAATTAATGAAGTCACTGCTCACCGTGCGAACCAAAAAGCAGTTAAAGGTGTACCAGAAGAAGTTAATCAAAAAAATGAGCCCGTATCATCAAAATTTGAAGATACTATGGAGCTTCGTAAAGTAGCCAGCATCATTAAAAAAATGGAAGAACGTGGCGAAGTCATCGATGATTCTGTCAAAGAAGATATCGTCATGCACAAGAAAAAAACACAAACCATTCTTGAAGAAGCTGGACATACAGAAGTTTTAGAAGCACTTGGAAAAACAGACGATGCTAACGAAGTAGTTGCAGAGCCAAAAGAAGTTTCAGACACACCAAAACCTGTTAACACAGACCAAAGTTTTGAAGAATTTGTGGCCAGCGAATTTCCAGCTCAACGTGAATTGAGTAAAGATATCGAAAAAGCGACAGAAGAAGTGGCTGATTATGTTAAAAAAATCATCTACGAAATGGATATTGAGGCAACTGTGGAAACAAGCCACAATCGCCGTCAAATCAATTTGCAAATTGAAACACCAGAAGCTGGTCGTGTGATTGGCTATCACGGAAAAGTGTTGAAATCACTTCAACTACTTTCACAAAATTTCCTACATGACCGTTATTCAAAGAATTTCTCTGTGATTTTGAATGTTCATGATTACGTGGAACACCGTACAGAGACATTGATTGAATTTACCCGCAAAGCTGCAAGCCGTGTGCTTGAAACTGGTAAAGATTATGTCATGGACCCAATGAGTAATAGTGAACGCAAAATTGTTCATAAAACTATCACAAGCATTGAAGGTGTTGATAGTTATTCTGAAGGGAACGATCCAAATCGTTACGTGGTCGTAACACCTGTTCAATAA
- the rnpA gene encoding ribonuclease P protein component — protein MKKTYRVKSDKDFQAIFSKGTSVANRKFVLYHLEKNQSHYRVGLSVSKKLGNAVTRNSIKRKIRHVIMELSPNLLNQDFVIIARKGVEELDYHEVKKNLLHVLKLANLYQEGLNSEKKD, from the coding sequence TTGAAGAAAACCTATCGTGTCAAAAGTGACAAAGATTTTCAGGCGATTTTTAGCAAAGGTACAAGTGTTGCTAACCGAAAATTTGTCCTTTATCATTTAGAAAAAAATCAGAGCCACTATCGAGTAGGGCTTTCTGTGAGCAAAAAACTTGGTAACGCGGTCACTCGCAATAGCATTAAGCGAAAAATTCGTCACGTTATCATGGAATTATCACCAAATTTGCTTAATCAGGACTTTGTCATCATTGCGCGTAAAGGTGTCGAGGAACTTGATTACCATGAAGTGAAGAAAAATTTATTGCATGTGTTAAAACTTGCTAATTTATATCAGGAAGGTCTCAATAGTGAAAAGAAAGATTAA
- the oppC gene encoding oligopeptide ABC transporter permease OppC gives MTNIDKSKFEFVELDSSASEVIDTPTYSYWKSVFRQFFSKKSTIAMLILLIAILLMSFIYPMFSNFDFNDVSDINDFSKRYVWPNSQYWFGTDKNGQSLFDGVWYGARNSILISVIATIINMVIGLVVGLLWGISKAVDKIMIEIYNVISNLPFILIVMILTYSLGSGFWNLILAFCITGWVGIAYSIRVQVMRYRDLEYNLASRTLGTPTIKIATKNLLPQLVSVIVTMVSQMLPSYISYEAFLSAFGIGLPVTEPSLGRLISNYSSNLTTNAYLFWIPLATLILVSLPLYIVGQNLADASDPRTHR, from the coding sequence ATGACTAATATAGACAAAAGTAAATTTGAATTTGTTGAGTTAGATAGTAGTGCCTCTGAAGTTATTGATACACCGACTTATTCATATTGGAAATCAGTTTTTAGACAATTCTTTTCTAAAAAGTCGACAATAGCAATGCTTATTTTGCTAATTGCTATTCTTCTGATGAGTTTTATCTATCCAATGTTTTCAAATTTTGATTTCAATGATGTCAGTGATATTAACGATTTTTCAAAACGCTATGTTTGGCCAAATAGTCAGTACTGGTTTGGTACGGATAAGAATGGTCAGTCGCTGTTTGATGGTGTTTGGTACGGCGCTAGAAATTCTATATTGATTTCGGTTATTGCTACTATTATTAATATGGTTATTGGGCTTGTAGTAGGACTACTTTGGGGGATTTCTAAAGCAGTCGATAAAATCATGATTGAAATTTATAACGTTATTTCAAATCTTCCATTTATCTTAATCGTTATGATTTTAACGTATTCTCTAGGTTCAGGATTTTGGAATTTGATTTTGGCATTTTGTATTACAGGTTGGGTTGGTATTGCTTACTCTATTCGTGTTCAAGTGATGCGTTATCGTGATTTGGAATACAATCTTGCTAGTCGTACTTTAGGAACACCAACTATAAAAATTGCGACCAAAAACCTTTTACCCCAATTAGTCTCTGTTATTGTTACTATGGTTTCTCAGATGTTGCCATCATACATTTCATATGAAGCCTTCCTATCTGCTTTTGGTATTGGACTTCCAGTCACTGAACCAAGTCTAGGCCGTTTGATTTCAAATTATTCTTCTAATTTGACAACAAATGCTTATCTTTTCTGGATTCCATTAGCAACGCTCATTTTAGTATCGCTTCCTCTCTATATTGTTGGGCAAAATCTTGCTGATGCTAGCGATCCACGTACACATAGATAG
- the argH gene encoding argininosuccinate lyase, with protein MTTENHKLWGGRFEASLEKWVEEFGASISFDQKMAEFDLKGSIAHVTMLGETGIITKDEANQIKAGLEELLEEYKAGKIEFDVSNEDIHMNMESLLTAKIGPVAGKLHTARSRNDQVATDMHLYLKAKLDEVIEKLTNLRKTLVHLADEHVYTIMPGYTHLQHAQPISFGHHLMAYYNMFTRDSERFEFNIKHADMSPLGAAALAGTTFPIDREMTAELMGFAKPYSNSLDAVSDRDFILEFLSNSSILMMHMSRICEEIISWCSNEFKFVTLSDTFSTGSSIMPQKKNPDMAELIRGKSGRVYGNLFGLLTVMKSLPLAYNKDLQEDKEGMFDTVETITVAIDILAGMLKTMTVNKEHMAESTEKDFSNATELADYLASKGLPFRQAHEIVGKLVLECTKAGYYLQDVPFERYQEISDLIEEDIYETLKSHTAVERRHSLGGTGFDQVKWQIALANETLQNLD; from the coding sequence ATGACAACAGAAAATCATAAATTATGGGGCGGGCGTTTTGAAGCTAGTCTTGAAAAATGGGTTGAAGAATTTGGAGCATCCATTTCTTTTGACCAAAAAATGGCAGAGTTTGACTTGAAAGGCTCAATTGCACATGTGACCATGCTTGGTGAAACAGGTATTATCACAAAAGATGAAGCCAATCAAATCAAAGCTGGTCTTGAAGAATTGCTTGAAGAATACAAGGCAGGAAAAATTGAATTTGATGTGTCAAACGAAGACATTCACATGAATATGGAAAGTCTTTTGACAGCAAAAATTGGTCCTGTAGCTGGTAAATTACACACAGCTCGTTCACGTAATGACCAAGTGGCAACAGATATGCACTTGTATTTGAAAGCCAAACTTGATGAAGTGATTGAAAAGCTTACGAACTTGCGTAAAACTTTGGTGCATTTGGCTGATGAACATGTCTACACTATCATGCCAGGTTATACGCATTTACAACATGCTCAACCTATTTCATTTGGACATCACTTGATGGCTTACTATAACATGTTTACGCGTGATAGTGAACGTTTTGAATTTAACATCAAGCATGCTGATATGTCACCACTTGGCGCAGCTGCTCTTGCTGGAACAACTTTCCCAATCGATCGTGAGATGACAGCAGAACTCATGGGCTTTGCTAAACCATACAGCAACTCTCTTGATGCGGTGTCTGACCGTGATTTTATTCTAGAATTTTTGTCAAACAGTTCTATTTTGATGATGCACATGAGCCGTATCTGTGAAGAAATCATCAGCTGGTGCTCAAATGAATTTAAGTTTGTGACACTTTCTGATACGTTCTCAACAGGGTCATCTATCATGCCACAAAAGAAAAATCCTGATATGGCAGAATTAATTCGTGGAAAATCAGGTCGTGTCTATGGCAATCTCTTTGGTCTTTTGACAGTCATGAAATCTTTGCCTTTGGCTTACAATAAAGATTTGCAAGAAGATAAAGAAGGAATGTTTGACACTGTTGAAACCATCACGGTAGCCATTGATATTTTGGCAGGAATGCTCAAAACAATGACGGTCAATAAGGAACACATGGCTGAATCAACTGAAAAAGACTTCTCAAATGCGACTGAGTTGGCTGACTATCTTGCTAGCAAGGGGCTTCCTTTTCGTCAAGCTCACGAAATTGTAGGTAAATTAGTCCTCGAATGCACGAAAGCTGGTTATTATTTGCAAGATGTGCCATTTGAACGTTACCAAGAAATTTCTGATTTGATTGAAGAAGACATCTATGAAACTCTCAAATCTCACACGGCAGTTGAACGTCGTCATTCTCTTGGTGGAACTGGTTTTGACCAAGTGAAATGGCAAATCGCTTTAGCCAATGAAACCTTGCAAAACTTAGATTAA
- a CDS encoding YidC/Oxa1 family membrane protein insertase gives MKRKIKLLGLSSLTLMLLAACGRSEVTASSTNGWEQIVYFFAKAIQWLSINGRIGVGIVLFTIIIRAIMMPLYNMQIKSGQKMQDLQPELKKLQEKYPGRDTDSRMKLTEESQALYKEYGVNPYATMLPLVVQLPILMALYQALTRVAFLKTGTFLWIELSQPDPYYILPVLAALFTFLSTWLTNKAAREKNFAMTLMTYVMPIIIFFFGFRLASGVVLYWTVSNAFQVFQILLLNNPFKIIAEREAKERAEKEHAAKIRRAKKKAQKRRK, from the coding sequence GTGAAAAGAAAGATTAAATTATTAGGATTAAGTAGTCTTACTTTAATGCTTTTGGCTGCTTGTGGGCGCAGCGAAGTAACCGCTTCATCAACTAACGGTTGGGAACAAATTGTTTACTTCTTTGCCAAAGCTATTCAATGGCTTTCAATTAATGGTCGTATTGGTGTGGGGATTGTTCTCTTTACTATCATCATTCGTGCCATTATGATGCCACTTTACAACATGCAAATCAAATCAGGTCAAAAGATGCAAGATTTGCAGCCAGAGCTTAAAAAATTACAAGAAAAATATCCTGGCCGTGATACAGACAGCCGCATGAAATTGACTGAAGAAAGCCAAGCACTTTATAAAGAATATGGTGTTAACCCATATGCGACAATGCTTCCATTGGTTGTGCAATTGCCAATTTTGATGGCTTTGTACCAAGCATTGACTCGTGTTGCTTTCTTGAAAACAGGTACTTTCTTGTGGATTGAATTGTCACAACCAGATCCATATTATATCTTGCCTGTTTTAGCAGCTCTATTTACATTCCTTTCAACTTGGTTGACTAATAAAGCTGCGCGTGAGAAAAACTTCGCGATGACGCTTATGACCTACGTGATGCCAATCATTATCTTCTTCTTTGGTTTCCGTTTGGCGTCAGGGGTTGTGCTTTACTGGACAGTATCGAATGCCTTCCAAGTGTTCCAAATCCTTTTGTTAAATAATCCATTTAAGATTATTGCAGAACGTGAAGCTAAGGAACGTGCTGAAAAAGAACATGCGGCTAAGATTCGTCGTGCTAAAAAGAAAGCGCAAAAGAGAAGAAAGTAA
- a CDS encoding ABC transporter ATP-binding protein, producing the protein MTDKNKVLSVRDMVVEFEVRDRILTAIRNISIDLYEGEVLAVVGESGSGKSVLTKTFTGMLESNGRIAKGSINYRGQDLTKIKSNSEWGKIRGGKIATIFQDPMTSLDPIQTIGSQITEAIIKHQGASKSEAKELAIDYMKKVGIPEAKKRFNEYPFQYSGGMRQRIVIAIALACKPDILICDEPTTALDVTIQAQIINLLKELQREYNFTTIFITHDLGVVASIADKVAVMYAGDIVEYGTVEEIFYDPKHPYTWSLLSSLPQLADDNGVLFSIPGTPPSLYTPIKGDAFAPRSRYAMKIDFEEDVPKFPVTETHWAKTWLLHPDAPKVEKPEVIQNLHQKISRKMINLEEGND; encoded by the coding sequence ATGACTGATAAAAATAAAGTTTTAAGTGTTCGAGATATGGTTGTTGAATTTGAAGTTCGAGATCGTATTTTAACAGCTATTCGTAATATTTCAATTGATCTTTATGAAGGTGAAGTTCTTGCTGTTGTAGGTGAGTCTGGTAGTGGAAAATCAGTCCTAACGAAAACATTCACAGGAATGTTGGAATCAAATGGACGTATCGCTAAGGGCTCTATTAATTATCGCGGTCAAGATTTAACAAAAATTAAGTCAAATTCAGAATGGGGAAAAATTCGTGGTGGTAAGATTGCGACAATTTTCCAAGATCCAATGACGAGTCTTGATCCAATTCAAACGATTGGTAGCCAAATTACAGAAGCTATTATCAAACATCAAGGAGCAAGTAAGAGTGAAGCTAAGGAACTAGCAATTGATTATATGAAAAAAGTAGGCATTCCTGAAGCAAAGAAACGTTTTAATGAATATCCATTTCAGTATTCAGGTGGGATGCGTCAACGTATTGTCATTGCGATTGCTTTGGCTTGTAAGCCAGATATCTTGATTTGTGACGAGCCTACGACCGCCCTTGATGTAACAATTCAGGCTCAAATTATTAATCTTTTAAAGGAGTTGCAAAGAGAATATAATTTCACAACTATTTTTATCACACACGATTTAGGTGTGGTTGCAAGTATTGCTGATAAGGTAGCTGTCATGTATGCGGGTGATATTGTTGAGTATGGAACAGTTGAAGAGATTTTTTATGATCCTAAACATCCCTATACTTGGAGTTTATTATCAAGCCTTCCTCAATTGGCTGATGACAATGGTGTTCTCTTTTCGATTCCAGGGACACCGCCTTCATTGTATACACCTATTAAAGGTGACGCTTTTGCTCCTCGTTCTCGCTATGCAATGAAAATTGATTTTGAAGAGGATGTTCCTAAATTTCCTGTAACCGAAACTCACTGGGCAAAAACATGGTTACTTCATCCAGATGCACCGAAGGTTGAAAAACCAGAGGTCATTCAAAATCTACATCAAAAGATTTCTCGAAAAATGATTAACTTGGAGGAAGGAAATGACTGA